One Candidatus Korarchaeum sp. genomic region harbors:
- a CDS encoding CoA-binding protein, producing the protein MSLDPFLDKENVVAVVGVSRNPEKWGYKLYRFFKGHYRKVYPVNPGADEIDGDKVYPDLRSLPELPDVVDIVVPPAVAREVVREAISLGVRRIWFQPGSEDEEAIRLCKEAGVEVIWGICLMETIDKGGGMPPPVLRPEG; encoded by the coding sequence ATGAGCCTAGATCCCTTCCTCGATAAGGAGAACGTGGTCGCTGTGGTAGGCGTCTCCAGGAACCCGGAGAAGTGGGGATACAAGCTCTACAGGTTCTTCAAGGGACATTACCGTAAGGTGTACCCCGTGAACCCGGGGGCCGATGAGATAGACGGTGATAAGGTCTATCCCGATCTGAGGAGCCTCCCGGAGCTCCCCGATGTCGTGGACATAGTGGTTCCTCCGGCGGTGGCCAGGGAGGTGGTGAGGGAGGCGATATCCCTGGGCGTCAGGAGGATATGGTTCCAGCCCGGCTCGGAGGACGAGGAAGCGATAAGGCTCTGCAAGGAAGCTGGAGTTGAGGTGATCTGGGGGATCTGCTTAATGGAGACCATAGATAAGGGTGGGGGGATGCCTCCCCCTGTGCTGAGGCCGGAGGGGTAG